The DNA region TGCTCGCGGTATTCTGGAAACCATCACCTGTCGCCTGCAACCGGGCGTCACCCAGCAGGATGTCGCTGAGGCCTATCACACGGCATACCACGATAAGCCGCTGGTTCGCCTGTACGATAAGGGCGTTCCGGCGCTGAAATCCGTTGTCGGCCTGCCGTTCTGCGATATCGGTTTCTCCGTCGACGGCGAGCACCTGATCGTGGTGGCCACCGAGGATAACCTGCTGAAAGGCGCGGCAGCACAGGCTGTACAATGCATGAACATTCGTTTTGGTTTCCCTGAAACCCAATCGTTAATTTAATGACTACTGGTTCCGACATTTCGAGGCGTGAAGCATAATGAATCCGTTAATTATCAAATTAGGTGGCGTTTTACTGGATAGCGAAGAAGCGCTGGAACGTCTGTTCACCGCGCTGGTGGCTTACCGCCAGGAACATCAGCGTCCGCTAGTGATTGTGCACGGTGGCGGCTGTCTGGTGGATGATCTGATGAAGAAACTGGCGCTGCCCGTCGTGAAGAAAAACGGCCTGCGCGTCACGCCTGCCGATCAGATTGACATCATCACCGGTGCGTTGGCGGGATCCGCTAACAAGACGCTGCTGTCATGGGCGAAGAAGCATGACATCAATGCGGTCGGCTTGTGTCTGGGCGATGGCGGCAGTACGACGGTCACGCAGTTAGATGAGTCTTTGGGCTTTGTGGGTAAAGCAGAAGCGGGATCGCCTGCGCTGCTGAACACGTTGCTGTCTGCGGGCTATCTGCCTGTTGTTAGCTCCATCGGTATTACGGCCGAGGGTGACCTGATGAACGTCAACGCCGATCAGGCAGCGACGGCGCTGGCGCAAACGCTGGGCGCGGATTTAATCCTGCTGTCTGACGTTAGCGGCATTCTGGACGGTAAAGGCCAGCGTATTGCCGAAATGACGGCAGAGAAAGCCGAGCAATTGATCGCTCAGGGCATCATCACCGACGGCATGATTGTTAAGGTTAACGCCGCGCTGGATGCTGCTCGTGCGCTGGGTCGTCCGGTTGATATCGCCAGCTGGCGTCATGCTGAGCAGCTACCTGCGCTGTTCAATGGCGTGGCGATTGGCACACGTATTCTGGCGTAAGTCGTTTCTGGGTATGGCATGATGCGATACCAACATGAATTAAATTCTGGGAGTAAGGGTTATGGCTTTGTGGGGCGGTCGGTTTAGTCAGGCAGCAGATCAGCGTTTTAAACAATTTAATGACTCACTGCGGTTTGATTACCGTCTGGCGGAGCAGGACATCGTTGGCTCGATCGGCTGGTCGAAAGCATTGGTGACGGTCAATGTGCTCAGCGAACAGGAACAGCAGCAACTGGAACAGGCGCTGAATGCGCTGCTGGTTGAGGTACAGGCCGATCCTGAGATGATCCTGCAAAGCGATGCAGAAGATATTCACAGCTGGGTTGAGCAACGTCTGATCGAGAAAGTCGGCGATTTAGGTAAAAAGCTGCATACCGGCCGTAGCCGTAACGATCAGGTCGCGACCGATCTGAAACTGTGGTGCAAGGCGCAGATTGCCGAGTTGCTGCTGTCGGTGCGCCAGCTGCGTCAGACGTTGGTCACGACGGCGGAAGCGAATCAAGATGCGGTGATGCCGGGCTACACCCACCTGCAGCGCGCACAGCCGGTGACGTTTGCTCACTGGTGTCTGGCCTACCACGAGATGCTGGCGCGTGATGAAAGCCGTCTGGAAGATACGCTGAAGCGTCTGGATGTCAGCCCACTGGGTTGCGGTGCGCTGGCGGGAACGGCTTATCCGATTGACCGTGAGCAACTGGCGGGCTGGCTGGGATTTGCCTCGGCCACGCGTAACAGTCTGGATACGGTTTCCGATCGCGATCATGTACTGGAACTGCTGTCCGATGCGTCGATCGGCATGATCCACCTGTCGCGTTTTGCCGAAGATCTGATCTTCTTCAACAGCGGTGAGGCGGCGTTCGTTGAGCTGTCTGATCGTGTGACATCCGGTTCTTCCCTGATGCCGCAGAAGAAAAACCCAGATGCGCTGGAGCTGATTCGCGGTAAATGCGGTCGTGTACAGGGCGCGTTGACCGGCATGATGATGACGCTTAAAGGCCTGCCGCTGGCGTATAACAAAGACATGCAGGAAGACAAAGAAGGGCTGTTTGACGCGCTGGATACCTGGCACGATTGCCTGATGATGGCGGGTCTGGTGCTGGAAGGCATTCAGGTTAAGCGTCCGCGCTGTAAAGAAGCGGCCGAGCAAGGCTACGCGAACTCCACCGAGCTGGCAGACTATCTGGTCGCG from Pectobacterium actinidiae includes:
- the argB gene encoding acetylglutamate kinase — translated: MNPLIIKLGGVLLDSEEALERLFTALVAYRQEHQRPLVIVHGGGCLVDDLMKKLALPVVKKNGLRVTPADQIDIITGALAGSANKTLLSWAKKHDINAVGLCLGDGGSTTVTQLDESLGFVGKAEAGSPALLNTLLSAGYLPVVSSIGITAEGDLMNVNADQAATALAQTLGADLILLSDVSGILDGKGQRIAEMTAEKAEQLIAQGIITDGMIVKVNAALDAARALGRPVDIASWRHAEQLPALFNGVAIGTRILA
- the argH gene encoding argininosuccinate lyase, encoding MALWGGRFSQAADQRFKQFNDSLRFDYRLAEQDIVGSIGWSKALVTVNVLSEQEQQQLEQALNALLVEVQADPEMILQSDAEDIHSWVEQRLIEKVGDLGKKLHTGRSRNDQVATDLKLWCKAQIAELLLSVRQLRQTLVTTAEANQDAVMPGYTHLQRAQPVTFAHWCLAYHEMLARDESRLEDTLKRLDVSPLGCGALAGTAYPIDREQLAGWLGFASATRNSLDTVSDRDHVLELLSDASIGMIHLSRFAEDLIFFNSGEAAFVELSDRVTSGSSLMPQKKNPDALELIRGKCGRVQGALTGMMMTLKGLPLAYNKDMQEDKEGLFDALDTWHDCLMMAGLVLEGIQVKRPRCKEAAEQGYANSTELADYLVAKGVPFREAHHIVGEAVVEAIRQGKALEALPLADLQKFSAVIGEDVYPILALQSCLDKRAAQGGVSPQQVAKAISDAKQRLA